One region of Phaeocystidibacter marisrubri genomic DNA includes:
- a CDS encoding T9SS type A sorting domain-containing protein — protein sequence MTRILTLLLLISSMASFGQDTARALFIGNSYTYYNNMPNMVSSIARSMGDSLYTESSTPGGYTLQSHTTNANTQTKLRAGGWDYVVLQEQSQRPSFSPAQVASAVLPYAEMLVDTAREYSSCVTPLFYMTWGRKNGDANNCPNYPPLCTYAGMQARLRSSYLIMAQQNNAAVSPVGAVWRETRGASAIELYTSDESHPSLAGSYLSACTFYASMFHKSPVGAWSPSGLSAADVAFIQAQVETTVFDSVSTWRIDTTSIVPQMNWYVSHSTPTTCYVVVDCRGTQNADSIYIDFGNGTHSSSFIDTVGYTLKSNYIVTIEYFKGCESAITRDTLDGNSLCPTAGVEERKKYLVLYPNPAKDFIQLSSEDVDLSDARVEIIDIAGVMRKSMTYKDEVITIHELPTGTYTLRVVKGDEEYVMRFSRE from the coding sequence ATGACACGTATTCTTACTCTCCTGTTATTGATCTCGTCGATGGCGTCTTTTGGCCAAGACACTGCGCGTGCTCTTTTCATTGGAAACAGTTATACGTATTACAACAACATGCCGAATATGGTGTCTTCCATCGCGAGGTCGATGGGCGACAGTTTGTATACAGAGAGCAGTACGCCTGGGGGGTATACACTGCAATCGCACACCACGAATGCTAATACCCAAACAAAGCTGAGAGCCGGAGGATGGGACTATGTGGTCCTACAAGAACAGAGTCAGCGACCTTCTTTTTCACCTGCACAAGTAGCGAGCGCAGTATTGCCTTATGCAGAGATGTTGGTGGATACAGCACGGGAATATAGCTCTTGTGTAACCCCTTTGTTCTACATGACTTGGGGGCGTAAGAATGGCGATGCTAACAATTGTCCTAACTATCCACCGCTTTGTACGTATGCAGGAATGCAAGCGCGCTTGCGCAGTTCCTATTTGATCATGGCGCAGCAAAACAACGCCGCTGTGAGTCCAGTTGGAGCCGTTTGGAGAGAAACGCGCGGAGCAAGTGCTATAGAATTGTATACCTCAGATGAGAGTCACCCAAGCTTGGCAGGTTCTTATCTTTCAGCTTGTACTTTCTATGCCAGTATGTTTCATAAGAGTCCCGTCGGTGCGTGGTCGCCCAGTGGTTTGAGTGCTGCGGACGTTGCCTTTATCCAAGCGCAGGTTGAAACGACGGTATTTGATAGTGTTTCTACTTGGCGAATTGACACGACCTCTATCGTGCCTCAAATGAATTGGTACGTCAGTCATTCTACTCCTACCACATGCTACGTGGTGGTAGATTGCCGCGGAACACAGAATGCGGATAGTATATACATTGATTTTGGGAATGGGACTCATTCCTCTTCGTTTATAGACACCGTTGGCTATACGTTGAAGAGTAATTACATAGTAACCATTGAGTATTTCAAAGGATGTGAATCTGCAATCACTCGAGATACCCTTGATGGAAATTCGCTCTGTCCTACTGCCGGTGTAGAAGAGAGAAAGAAGTATTTGGTTCTGTATCCCAACCCAGCAAAGGACTTCATTCAACTGTCATCCGAGGATGTCGACTTAAGTGATGCTCGCGTAGAGATCATTGATATCGCAGGAGTGATGCGAAAATCTATGACCTATAAAGATGAAGTCATCACAATTCACGAACTCCCAACCGGAACCTACACTCTACGAGTGGTGAAAGGAGATGAAGAGTATGTGATGAGGTTTAGCAGGGAGTGA
- a CDS encoding NifU family protein — MSTEKVPVEIYAEMTPNPAVMKFVANMRLIDGDSVEFHNIEEAKPSPLASQLFHFPFVKEVFISTNFVAISKFDIIEWEEVTQEIRGFITEYVRDGKPILTETVAIKETAQETASNITPDVNPEDLNEVETRIVEILEEYVKPAVAQDGGNIRYAGYDNKIVRVQLQGACSGCPSSTMTLKNGILSLLQKMLPTLVDDVEAING, encoded by the coding sequence ATGAGCACAGAAAAGGTTCCTGTAGAGATCTATGCTGAAATGACGCCCAATCCGGCTGTTATGAAGTTTGTTGCCAACATGAGATTGATTGATGGTGATAGCGTAGAATTTCACAATATAGAAGAGGCGAAGCCTTCACCCCTTGCTTCGCAGTTGTTCCACTTCCCCTTTGTAAAAGAGGTTTTTATCTCCACTAATTTCGTGGCGATTTCGAAGTTCGACATCATCGAATGGGAAGAGGTTACCCAAGAGATTAGAGGCTTCATTACTGAGTACGTTCGCGATGGTAAGCCCATCCTAACCGAAACAGTGGCTATTAAAGAGACTGCGCAAGAAACAGCTTCGAACATTACTCCAGATGTGAATCCAGAAGACTTGAACGAAGTAGAAACGCGCATCGTTGAAATCTTAGAAGAGTACGTTAAACCAGCCGTGGCACAAGACGGTGGAAATATTCGCTACGCGGGATACGACAATAAAATTGTACGTGTGCAACTCCAAGGTGCATGCTCCGGTTGTCCATCTTCTACCATGACCTTGAAAAACGGTATTCTGAGCCTTTTACAAAAAATGCTACCGACTCTGGTAGATGATGTAGAAGCAATTAATGGATAA
- a CDS encoding gamma carbonic anhydrase family protein — protein sequence MALIKDVLGKHPKMGTDCYLAETSTLIGDVEMGDQCSIWFNAVVRGDVNAIRMGDKVNVQDNAVIHCTYQKAPTTIGNNVSIGHNAIVHGCTIHDNVLIGMGSIVMDNCVVESNSIIAAGAVLTEGTHVTSGSIYAGIPARKIKEITPELTKGEVERIANNYVMYSGWFKENSHL from the coding sequence ATGGCCTTGATCAAAGACGTACTCGGAAAGCACCCAAAAATGGGAACGGATTGCTACCTCGCAGAAACATCAACCTTGATTGGAGATGTGGAAATGGGGGATCAATGTAGCATTTGGTTTAATGCAGTTGTCCGAGGTGATGTGAATGCCATACGCATGGGAGATAAGGTGAATGTTCAAGATAATGCGGTGATTCACTGCACCTATCAGAAAGCACCTACTACCATTGGAAACAACGTGAGTATTGGTCATAATGCCATTGTGCACGGTTGTACTATTCACGACAATGTGCTAATCGGTATGGGATCAATTGTAATGGATAACTGTGTGGTAGAGAGCAATTCTATCATCGCTGCGGGAGCGGTGCTCACGGAGGGCACGCATGTAACTTCGGGCAGTATCTACGCTGGTATTCCTGCGCGCAAGATCAAGGAAATCACTCCTGAACTGACCAAAGGTGAAGTGGAGCGAATTGCGAATAATTACGTAATGTATTCAGGTTGGTTTAAGGAGAATAGCCACCTGTAG
- the murI gene encoding glutamate racemase: MKQPIGIFDSGVGGLTVTRAIRQLLPNEDLLYFGDTAHLPYGEKSPEAIRSYSRGIVQFLLEHKAKAIVIACNSASSVATDMLIEMVGDRIPIINVIDPIVQSIPLESKHVGIIGTRATISSGVYQEKIADQFPQKSISALATPLLVPIIEEGLEETVISENAAVHYLSLPEMKEIDTLIPGCTHYPLLTKLFSQILGEDVAILNTPQIVALNTQQRLGDLNLLEKGTKPGIAKFYVSDYTPTFERIAKHFFGADISLSELDIWK, encoded by the coding sequence GTGAAACAACCCATAGGAATATTCGACTCTGGAGTAGGCGGACTTACCGTTACTCGTGCCATTCGGCAATTGCTGCCCAATGAAGACTTGCTCTATTTTGGTGACACGGCACACCTCCCTTACGGAGAGAAATCACCTGAAGCCATCCGTAGTTATTCCAGAGGGATTGTTCAGTTTCTGCTAGAGCACAAAGCCAAGGCCATCGTGATTGCATGTAATTCGGCCAGCTCGGTAGCCACAGATATGCTCATAGAAATGGTAGGGGATAGAATTCCTATCATCAACGTGATTGATCCCATTGTTCAATCCATACCACTCGAATCGAAACACGTAGGGATCATCGGTACAAGAGCCACTATTTCATCCGGAGTATATCAAGAAAAGATCGCTGATCAATTCCCGCAGAAGTCCATCAGTGCTCTGGCAACACCGCTTTTGGTGCCCATCATTGAAGAAGGATTGGAAGAGACGGTCATTTCTGAAAATGCAGCTGTTCATTATTTATCTCTTCCCGAAATGAAAGAGATTGACACGTTAATTCCAGGCTGTACTCACTACCCTTTGCTCACGAAGCTGTTCTCTCAGATTTTGGGGGAAGATGTCGCCATACTCAACACACCACAAATTGTAGCATTGAATACGCAGCAGCGTTTGGGCGATTTAAATCTTCTAGAAAAGGGCACCAAACCTGGTATAGCGAAGTTCTACGTGAGTGATTACACTCCCACATTTGAACGCATTGCCAAACACTTCTTTGGAGCCGACATCTCCTTATCGGAATTGGATATCTGGAAGTGA
- a CDS encoding OmpH family outer membrane protein: MKRIFKMFAVAAMFLSTTAVFGQAKIGHCNTDSLIVLMPEYKTAMETLETQQAQYESELKQMQTELTQLSQTFEAQKATYSQLRLERDSQDLQNRYQRMQEFAQDAQKRLSEQEQQLLLPVIEKLQEAINQVAKDKGLDYVLDSSRRNGVVIFKNDSKDISTAVKTKLGLI; the protein is encoded by the coding sequence ATGAAACGCATTTTCAAAATGTTCGCTGTTGCGGCAATGTTCCTATCTACCACTGCAGTTTTCGGACAAGCCAAAATTGGACATTGTAACACAGACTCGCTAATTGTACTTATGCCCGAGTACAAAACAGCTATGGAGACTTTAGAAACTCAACAAGCTCAATATGAGTCGGAGTTGAAGCAAATGCAAACAGAGCTAACACAACTTAGCCAAACCTTCGAAGCTCAAAAGGCTACCTACAGCCAGCTTCGATTGGAGCGCGATTCACAAGACCTACAGAACCGCTACCAAAGAATGCAAGAGTTTGCACAAGACGCTCAGAAGAGATTGTCTGAACAAGAGCAACAGCTCCTTCTTCCTGTTATTGAGAAATTGCAAGAAGCTATCAATCAAGTAGCAAAAGACAAAGGATTAGACTACGTTCTAGATAGCTCACGCCGCAATGGTGTTGTCATCTTTAAGAACGATTCTAAAGATATCTCTACTGCTGTAAAGACAAAGTTGGGTCTAATCTAA
- a CDS encoding OmpH family outer membrane protein produces MRTKLLILFFALFTAVSAYGQRFGYVDTQYILEQIPEYGQAQREIDRLSTQWAGEIEALQSEADGLQQAFEAERILLTEEMQTERQANIDAKRKEARELQIKYFGPQGELFKKRAELVKPIQDQVYNAVREVSRRRKLDFMFDKNGSVTMLYANDDNDFSDDVLRELGY; encoded by the coding sequence ATGCGCACCAAATTATTGATACTGTTTTTCGCTTTGTTTACTGCCGTTTCGGCATACGGACAACGCTTTGGCTATGTGGACACCCAGTACATACTGGAACAGATCCCAGAATACGGTCAAGCACAGCGTGAAATTGATCGCCTTTCTACGCAATGGGCTGGTGAAATCGAAGCGCTTCAATCTGAAGCTGACGGTCTTCAGCAGGCTTTTGAAGCGGAACGCATTCTTTTAACTGAAGAAATGCAAACCGAAAGACAGGCGAACATCGATGCCAAACGAAAAGAGGCACGCGAATTGCAAATCAAGTATTTCGGTCCACAGGGTGAACTGTTTAAGAAGAGAGCTGAACTCGTTAAACCCATCCAAGACCAAGTGTATAATGCAGTAAGAGAGGTTTCCAGAAGGAGAAAATTAGACTTCATGTTCGACAAGAACGGATCGGTTACCATGCTCTACGCAAATGATGATAATGATTTCAGCGATGATGTGCTGAGAGAACTAGGCTACTAA